One Mauremys mutica isolate MM-2020 ecotype Southern chromosome 9, ASM2049712v1, whole genome shotgun sequence DNA segment encodes these proteins:
- the LOC123377543 gene encoding uncharacterized protein LOC123377543: MTTLVAKLTGRALDIFSKMPIDDASNYGKFKELLLKQFQITPETYRVKFRSLKRGSELSNVAYVNEMRDLLDKSVRGKDIISLEEMCDLVTQEQFLNMCSDDVKQCLWDKKVDSVGELAGVSDSFEQSQAAIKHKPLAEGYRVGGKHNHCFTPGKKESGCSPPHSPITRPKSPVQAEEPKRCDHCKSTEHLRNKCPWLSGNRHQVTHEAAASQSTGISQATASYHTGFVKVASIQPSSEHTHTAKLNDKVLQGWRDTGAEICVIKRDLIQEKDLLPGKTAELELVEGYKVLAPLAQVYMETGDLEAELTVAAVAHNFAPFLMGNDFFNVAESIPGFVSSKKESCAEIPRGEGEVTCAAEEIGECLFNSLVAVENGLCSPGAQGRSLQERLDRVSSCPMIISLGEGDVPPCNREAFPAAECQEVAGQQGTVPALGCTETCIPEIEVGVLMTAAVGADPKGSVAGSKPNMSERMLLECLALQADRSQLSDIYVKRQFLR; this comes from the coding sequence ATGACCACTTTGGTTGCAAAATTGACTGGAagagctctggacatattcagtaagatgcctattgatgatgcttcaaactatggtaaatttaaggaactgCTTTTGAAACAGTTCcagattacacctgaaacctacagagtaaaattcaggagtcttaagaggggatctgaattgagtaatgtggcttatgtgAATGAAATGAGGGATTTGTTAGACAAGTCGGTGAGGGGAAAAGACATCATAAGCTTGGAAGAAATGTGTGATTTGGTTACTCAGGAACAgttcctgaatatgtgcagtgatgatgtaaaacagtgttTGTGGGACAAAAAGGTGGATTCAGTGGGTGAATTAGCTGGGGTTTCAGACTCTTTTGAGCAATCACAAGCTGCAATTAAACATAAACCACTGGCAGAGGGGTACAGAGTTGGTGGAAAACACAATCACTGTTTTACCCCTGGGAAAAAGGAGTCTGGGTGTTCACCTCCCCATTCCCCTATTACTCGTCCAAAGTCTCCTGTACAAGCAGAGGAGCCCAAAAGGTGCGATCATTGTAAGtccactgagcacctgaggaataaatgtccTTGGCTGAGTGGGAACAGGCACCAGGTAACACatgaagctgctgcttctcagagcaCAGGGATATCCCAGGCTACAGCCTCTTACCACACAGGATTTGTAAAGGTTGCTTCTATACAACCAAGCAGTGAGCATACGCATACTGCTAAGCTCAATGACAAAGTGCTACAAGGTTGGAGGGATACTGGTGCAGAGATCTGTGTGATCAAGAGGGACCTGATCCAAGAGAAGGATTTGTTACCAGGAAAAACGGCAGAATTAGAATTGGTGGAAGGTTACAAAGTCCTTGCACCTTTAGCTCAGGTATACATGGAAACTGGTGATTTGGAGGCTGAACTGACTGTTGCAGCagtggcacacaattttgcaccgtttctaatggggaatgatttttttaatgtggcAGAATCTATCCCAGGGTTTGTTAGCAGCAAGAAGGAATCCTGTGCTGAAATCCCCAGAGGGGAGGGTGAAGTCACATGTGCTGCTGAGGAAATAGGGGAGTGTCTCTTTAATTCCTTGGTAGCAGTGGAAAATGGGCTGTGTAGCCCCGGGGCtcaaggcaggtccctgcaggaaAGGCTGGATAGAGTCAGCTCCTGCCCTATGATCATCTCCCTGGGTGAGGGGGATGTTCCACCTTGTAACAGGGAGGCCTTCCCAGCTGCTGAATGCCAGGAAGTTGCAGGTCAGCAGGGGACAGTTCCTGCTCTGGGGTGCACAGAAACATGTATCCCAGAGATAGAAGTTGGGGTCCTGATGACCGCTGCAGTGGGAGCAGACCCCAAGGGctctgtagctggaagcaagcccAACATGAGTgaaagg